TGAGCTACGCCGGCCTGCGACAAGAACGTATTATACAGGGAAATGAGATTATGTCAACTCTTCTCTTCTTCCTTGATCTCGTCTTTTTGAGTTTCTTCGGTCTTCAGGACGAAATTCTCCGAAGCCCCCGTGGCGTACTCCAGGTCGGATCTCGCCGTGTAAGTATCGTAGACCGCGTCCACCAGCTGGGTCCTGGCGTTCGACAAAGCCACTCTGGCGTCAAGCACGTCTATATTGGTCCCTACGTTGGCGGTGTAACGTTTGAGGGCCATTCTGTAATCCTCTTCCGCACTGGCCACCTGATCCTGGGCGACCTCTATCCTCTGAAGGGCCGACTCGAGGTTGAGCTTGCCCGAGGATATCTCCAGAACTATCTGTTTCTTGAGATCCTCTATGGAATAGAGAAGCTCCTGCGCCGAGGCCTTAGCCTGGCGCTCCTGAGCGATACTGGCTCCACCGTCGTAAAACTCCCATGTGGCGGAAAGGGTTACCTTCCAATCGTCGTTTCCACCGGGGAAGAAGCTATCGTCCACGTTCTGAAGCTGGCCTTGAAAGGCCACCTGAGGGCCTCTGGAGCCCGCCGCAGCCCTCGCCAGGGAAAGGGCAGCTCTGCGCGAATACTCCAACGAGGCCAATTCGGGCCTATGGACCATGGCGGATGCGACGGGATCCTCCGGAACGGAACGATCCGAAACGAACGTCTCGGGCTCAGGAAGGAGGAAAACATCCCTAAGAGAGGTTCCAACCGCTCTCTCCAAAGCCCTCCACCCAACATCCACGGCGTTCTCCGCCTTTATGACGTTGAGTTTTCCGTCCGAAACGTCCACCTGAACCCTGAGCACCTGATCCTTGGCGACCACACCGTATTTATAGAAAGACTCGACCTGTGAGAGATGTTCCCTGGCCAACTCCAGAGACTCCTGAGCGACGGTCAGTTTGGCCCTGTACCTCTGAAGATCATAGTAGGCTTTTTTGACGCCGTTCTCCACAGACTGGCCTGTTCTAACCGACTGGGCCTCTACGCCGGAAAAGGCCAGCTCCCTGGAGCGCACCGTGTTGGACACGGAACCGCTGCTGTAGAGAAGCCAGTTCAAGGTAAGGGCGGCCTGATAGGCGTTCCGATAACCTGCCATTGCAAAATCCTTATTGGCATAGGGAAGTCCTGTAGCTTTATCGATAAGGGGATATGTCGTAGCATCCTTTGAGAACTGGGCCGCAAGAGACGCCCCCAGATGGGGCAGCTTGGCGGCCTCCGCCTCGTTTATTCTCTGTCTGGCCTGCTCCTCTTTGGCGGAGGAAGCCATGATGGTGGGATTGTTGTCATATGCGAGCTGCAACGCCTGATCCACCGTTAGAATCTCCTGACCCCAAGCTGGAATAGTCACCGCCGCCAGGGCGGCGACCACCAGTCCCAATAATTCGACTCTGTGTTTTAAGGACATACGTTCTATCTCCCTTCGCTCCGGGATCAGGTCTTAAGAACCGCCCGAGCTATCTCAAAATACACCACCAGGCCAAACACGTCCACTATCGTCGTTATGAATGGCCCGGACATTATCGCAGGATCTAGCTTAAGAGCCCTTGCTATAAGTGGAAGCACGGTCCCGGCAAGATTCCCCATCAAGACGACCGCCACGATGGCAAACGTAAGGGTCAGACTGACTCCAAGTCCGGTGCCCAACATCCAGGCCCTAGCAAATCCCAATACCGCCAATGCCCCACCTAGGAGGAGTCCCGACAGCGTCTCTCTAAACAAAATACGCCCTATATCCTTCCAGTCGATGTCCCCAACGGTCATTCCTCTGATCATCAAGGTAGACGCCTGTGTTCCGGCATTTCCTCCCGTTCCTATAAGCAGGGGGATGAAAAAGGTCAGAGAAACCACGCTCTGGATAGTGAAAGAATAGTGTTTCAAGACCGAGGAAGTGAAAGCCTCGGTCATTATGCATATCACCAGCCAGAAGAAACGCTTTCTAACCATGGTGAAGAGGTTGACGTCCAGATAGCTGTCCTCCACCGGCTGTATACCGGCCATCCTCTCGAAGTCCTCAGTGGCCTCCTCCTCCAGAATATCCAGGACGTCGTCGAAGGTCACTATCCCGACCAGACGGTCCTCTTTATCCGTGACCGGTATGGTATGAAGGTCGTATCGGGACATGATCCTGGCCACTTCCTCCTGGTCAGAGGTCGTCAGTGTAAAGACCGGATCGTCGTCCATTATGGCCTCAACCTTGGTATGAGACTCCGCCATGATGAGGTCTTCCAGCTCGATAACTCCCTGGAGATGTCGAGCCTCGTCTATGACGAAACAGGTGTAGATTGTCTCCTTTTTCCTCGCTATGGAGCGAATCCTGGTGACCGCTTCCTCGGCGGTCATATTGCCTTTTAGATCTATGAATTCCGGCGTCATTATCCTGCCCGCAGAATAGTCCGGATAATTGAGTAGCTTGTTGGCCAGCTTCCTCTCCTCCGGTGAGAGCTGAAGCAAAAGTTTTTTGACGGTCTTCGCCGGCAATTCATCCAGAAGTTCCGTCCTGTCGTCGTCGGACATCTCCTCTATGATCTCCGCCACCTCTTTATCCGTGACGTGTTCTATCAGCCTCTGCTGCTCGTCAGACCCCATGAGCTCGAAGACCTCTATGGCCTGGTCTTTCGATAAAAGTCTAAAATAAAACACCATTCGAGCAGGAGACAGATCCTCCAGCCCTTCGGCAATATCGGCCGGCTCCATGGACGACAGTTCTTCCTTAGCCTTAAGGAAGGCACGTTCCTCCAGGAACGACTCTATGAGAGGAAAGTCCTCTTCGAATCGGTTCTTTCCGGTCATTACGATCGCCTCCTCCGAGACGTCTATCAGGACGTCGATCCCAAAGGCGGCGATCCGACATCAGGGACGTCTCTTGTTATATATGTGAATCCGTTTCGACGGTGGTCCTAAAGGGACCGCTCCCTGATCCATGGTCATCCCCTTCCTCGTAACTGCGTTCGATTTTAAAAACGTACCTAGCCTATGATAACCCTCGGTCTTTTCTACGGTCAACATCGCTGCATATTCGATCTCTTCTGTCTTTAGCCTCGTAAAGCAGACCGTCCACCCTGTTTAATAGGCTCTCTATCGTGTCACCGGCGGAAAAGGAGGTAACCCCCATGCTGACGGTTATGCTTACTCCGTCAAAATCGGTTTCAGAGACCTTTTTCCAGAAAGCGAGCCCTTCCTCTACAGCCTCTTCGATATCCATCTCGGGCAAAAGGATGAT
The window above is part of the Dethiosulfovibrio russensis genome. Proteins encoded here:
- a CDS encoding TolC family protein; its protein translation is MSLKHRVELLGLVVAALAAVTIPAWGQEILTVDQALQLAYDNNPTIMASSAKEEQARQRINEAEAAKLPHLGASLAAQFSKDATTYPLIDKATGLPYANKDFAMAGYRNAYQAALTLNWLLYSSGSVSNTVRSRELAFSGVEAQSVRTGQSVENGVKKAYYDLQRYRAKLTVAQESLELAREHLSQVESFYKYGVVAKDQVLRVQVDVSDGKLNVIKAENAVDVGWRALERAVGTSLRDVFLLPEPETFVSDRSVPEDPVASAMVHRPELASLEYSRRAALSLARAAAGSRGPQVAFQGQLQNVDDSFFPGGNDDWKVTLSATWEFYDGGASIAQERQAKASAQELLYSIEDLKKQIVLEISSGKLNLESALQRIEVAQDQVASAEEDYRMALKRYTANVGTNIDVLDARVALSNARTQLVDAVYDTYTARSDLEYATGASENFVLKTEETQKDEIKEEEKS
- the mgtE gene encoding magnesium transporter, encoding MTGKNRFEEDFPLIESFLEERAFLKAKEELSSMEPADIAEGLEDLSPARMVFYFRLLSKDQAIEVFELMGSDEQQRLIEHVTDKEVAEIIEEMSDDDRTELLDELPAKTVKKLLLQLSPEERKLANKLLNYPDYSAGRIMTPEFIDLKGNMTAEEAVTRIRSIARKKETIYTCFVIDEARHLQGVIELEDLIMAESHTKVEAIMDDDPVFTLTTSDQEEVARIMSRYDLHTIPVTDKEDRLVGIVTFDDVLDILEEEATEDFERMAGIQPVEDSYLDVNLFTMVRKRFFWLVICIMTEAFTSSVLKHYSFTIQSVVSLTFFIPLLIGTGGNAGTQASTLMIRGMTVGDIDWKDIGRILFRETLSGLLLGGALAVLGFARAWMLGTGLGVSLTLTFAIVAVVLMGNLAGTVLPLIARALKLDPAIMSGPFITTIVDVFGLVVYFEIARAVLKT